Proteins from one Podarcis raffonei isolate rPodRaf1 chromosome 1, rPodRaf1.pri, whole genome shotgun sequence genomic window:
- the EAF2 gene encoding ELL-associated factor 2 — protein sequence MNGAAPPIFDCKERALLLGESFERQPRCAFHTVRYDFKPASIDTSCEGDLEVGKGEQVTITLPNIEGSTPPVTVFKGSKKPYQKECILIINHDTGECRLEKLSSNITVKKTRGEGSSKVQSRIGQQQQLIRNANKIPNSVKCSPPKEKMSPPPSPMDDIERELKAEAKVIEQMSSSDSSSESKSSSSSSSSENSSSDSEDEETKPPLPLSMPHLQPSMMTVSQRAFPDVDAGYHRSREGTGHLMNTLRNDLQLSESGSDSDD from the exons ATGAACGGGGCGGCCCCGCCGATCTTCGACTGCAAGGAGCGCGCCCTGCTGCTGGGCGAGAGCTTCGAGAGGCAGCCGCGCTGCGCCTTCCACACCGTGCGCT ATGATTTCAAACCAGCATCCATTGATACATCTTGTGAAGGAGATCTTGAAGTTGGTAAAGGTGAACAGGTGACAATAACTCTGCCAAATATTGAG GGTTCTACTCCACCAGTAACAGTTTTCAAAGGTTCCAAGAAGCCATACCAAAAAGAATGCATCTTGATAATTAACCATGACACGGGAGAATGTAGACTAGAGAAACTTAGTAGCAATATCACTGTGAAGAAAACCAG AGGTGAAGGAAGCAGTAAGGTCCAGTCTCGTATTGGGCAACAGCAACAGCTAATTCGAAATGCAAATAAGATTCCAAATAGTGTTAAATGTTCTCCACCAAAAGAGAAGATGTCTCCACCACCTTCTCCTATGGATGATATTGAAAGAG AGCTAAAAGCAGAAGCTAAAGTTATAGAGCAGATGAGTAGCTCCGATAGCTCATCTGAATCTAAGAGTTCATCCTCTTCATCAAGCAGTGAAAATAGTTCTAGTGATTCAGAAGATGAAGAGACAAAGCCACCCCTTCCTCTGTCAATGCCACACCTACAGCCTTCGATGATGACTGTCTCACAGCGAGCCTTCCCAGATGTAGATGCTGGATATCACAGAAGTCGAGAGGGCACTGGCCACTTGATGAACACACTGC